Part of the Novosphingobium sp. ZN18A2 genome, AGATGATGGTCGAACACCCGGTCTATCGCGTCAGTTGGGGAGACAGTCCCGCCGTGGTCGAAGGGCGCGACGGGGTGAAGGCTTTCTACAACAGCGTTGGCGAAGCCGTGCTGTGGCATTCGGATGACCGGATCGCCGTGGCCGACTGGGGCATCTGCGACGAGATTACCTTTCACCAACTTGCGAAAGGCTCGGATTTGCAGGCCATCGGCTACACGGTGGACAAGGCGGACGGGCTCTATCACGTTTCCAGCCGGCAGGCCTTCATCTGGCCCTATGACGGCAAGGCGCGGCTGGCTGGCGAGCATCTTTACGAAGACAAGACCAGCCTGGAGATCGAGGAAGTCGATCCCGCGATGGCGACAACGCCCGCGCGCATCCGGGAAATCCACAAGGCGCAACTGGCGAAGCTGGAAGAGCGGTTCGGTCCCCGGTACTGGGTCTACAAGGGCTGAAAAAGGACTTGCGTTTCAATGGCGATTGAAAGCTTCGAGGGCCGCACCGCCTTCGTCACCGGCGGCGCTTCGGGCATCGGATACGGTATCGTTCACGCACTGGCGAAGCGTGCGTGCTTCGTGGTGATCGCCGATATGCGCGCCGATCACATCGCGGTGGCGCTCGACAAGCTGAAAGAAGCGGGGCTCGACAACCGGGTGGCCGCGGTCGAACTCGACGTTACCGACCGTGACGCCTATGCGCAGATCGCGGAGCGGATGCAGGCCGAACATGGCGGTATAGACATCCTCGTCAACAACGCCGGGGTCGGGCTGGAAGGGCCGCTGACCAGGTCGACCTTCGCCGACTGGGACTTCGGCATGGGCGTGAACCTTGGCGGCGTGATCAACGGCATCCTGACCTTCATGCCGCAGATGCTGGCGCACGGGCGCGGGGGGCATATCGTCAACACATCGTCGCTTGCCGCGACGACGCGGATGCCGGGCTTCCTGGCGATCTATGCCGCCAGCAAGGCGGCGGTGCTGAACATCTCGGAAAACCTGCGGGCGGATCTTGGCGAACACGGCATAGGCGTAACCGCGCTTTTGCCCGGCTGGGTCAAGTCCAACATCCACGAAGCCGCGAAGAACCGCCCCGCGCACTTGCGGGAGAACAGCGGCTTTGCCGAAAGCGAAGCAAAGCTGGGCCATCGGCAGGTGGGCGAGGACTGGATGGAGCCGGAGGACGTGGGCGAACTGGTCGCGAATGCGATCCTGGCGGACGAGCTTTACGTCATCACGCACAACGTCTTTCGCGAACAGATGGAAGAAAAGTGCCGCGTGCTGCTGGAGGCGGTGCCGGACTGAACCGGCGCCCGAACGCGGCGCAAAAGACCCGGCGGGGGACGGTCAGGCTGAAGCATCCAGCGCCTGCCGGCCGAGTGCGATTGCGCCGGTAATCCCCGCGTCGTCGCCAAGACCCGGCAAGACGATATAGCGTTCCAGACCCGGATCGAGCCTTTCGTTCGCCACATAGCCGCCCAGCAGGACTTCCGCCTGCCTGCGCACAGCGGCGATCAGGCCCGGTGCGTGCATCACCCCGCCGCCATAGATCAGCCGGTCGGGCATGTGCATCAGCACCAGCGTTGCCGCATGTTGCGCGATATAGGATGCGACAAGCTCCACCGCCGTTTCGCGTGCTTCCAGCTTGTCCAGGCTATCCCCCCAGCGGGCGACGATGGCGGGGCCGGCGGCCAGTCCCTCAAGGCAATCGCCGTGGAACGGGCAGCAACCGCCAAAG contains:
- a CDS encoding SDR family oxidoreductase — its product is MAIESFEGRTAFVTGGASGIGYGIVHALAKRACFVVIADMRADHIAVALDKLKEAGLDNRVAAVELDVTDRDAYAQIAERMQAEHGGIDILVNNAGVGLEGPLTRSTFADWDFGMGVNLGGVINGILTFMPQMLAHGRGGHIVNTSSLAATTRMPGFLAIYAASKAAVLNISENLRADLGEHGIGVTALLPGWVKSNIHEAAKNRPAHLRENSGFAESEAKLGHRQVGEDWMEPEDVGELVANAILADELYVITHNVFREQMEEKCRVLLEAVPD